The genomic window GGAACGGGCCCGCGGCGGCACCGCCGTCGTCACCCTCGAACCGTGCAACCACTGGGGGCGCACCGGCCCGTGCGCACAGGCATTGATCGACGCGGGTGTCGCGGCCGTGCACTACGCGGTCGACGACCCCAATCCGGCCGCGTCCGGTGGTGCCGATCGTCTGCGTGACGCCGGCATCACCGTCACCGGCGGCACCCTCGCCGCCGACGTCGCCCACGGTCCGCTGCGTGCGTGGCTGCACCGGCAGCGCACCGGCCGTCCCCATGTCACCTGGAAGTTCGCGGCGAGCCTCGACGGGCGGACCGCTGCCGCCGACGGCACCAGCCAGTGGATCACCGGACCCGAGTCGCGGGCCCGGGTGCACGCCGACCGGGCCCGGCTCGACGCGATCGTCGTCGGTACCGGCACCGTGCTCGCCGACGATCCGTGGCTGACCGCCCGACTGCCCGACGGCAGCCTCGCACCGCACCAGCCGCTGCGGGTCGTGGTCGGCACGCGGGACGTCCCGTCCACCGCGAAGGTCCTCGACGCTGCCGCCCCCACTCTGCTACTGCGCACCCACGACGTCTCGGAGGTCCTCGCCGCCCTGGCCGACCGCGACGACGTCCTGATCGAGGGCGGCCCGACGTTGGCGGGCGCGTTCCTGGCGGCCGGGTGCATCGACCGGGTCCAGGCGTATGTGGCGCCGGTCGTGCTCGGTGCGGGGTCCCACGCAGTGGAAGGTGCCGGAGTGGGCACGATTACCGAGGCGTTACGGTTTCGGCGAGAGAGCGTCGACACCGTCGGTGACGACGTGCTGTTGACGCTGGTCCCGAAGGATCCGACAAGGAGTGAGTGACGACATGTTCACCGGAATCGTCGAGGAACTCGGCGAGATCGTCGCCAAGGAAGATTTGGCCGACGCCGCCCGTTTCACCGTGCGTGGGCCCGTCGTCACCTCCGACGCCGGCCACGGCGATTCGATCGCGGTCAACGGGGTGTGCCTGACGGTCGTCGACGTGATCGACGGGAACGCGTTCACCGCCGATGTGATGCGCGAGACCCTGGTGCGGTCGAGTCTCGGTGCCCTCGAGGTGGGGAGCCGGGTCAACCTCGAGCGGGCGGCGGCGGTGAACAGCCGCCTGGGCGGGCACATCGTGCAGGGCCATGTGGACGACACCGGCACGGTCCTCCAGCGGTCTCCCTCGGAGCACTGGACGGTGGTGCGGATCTCGCTGCCGTCCACCGTCTCCCGGTATGTCGTCGAGAAGGGGTCGATCACTGTCGACGGGGTGTCGTTGACGGTGTCGGCGCTCGGCGGCGAGCCGGGTGACGAGTACTTCGAGATCTCGCTGATCCCCACGACGCTCGCCCTCACCACTCTCGGGTCGGCGGAGCCTGGTACCCCCGTCAACCTCGAGGTCGACGTGATCGCCAAGTACGTCGAACGTCTGCACACCGCCGCTCACCAGCCGGGATAACGACCGGATCTCGACAGGTCGTACTGTTGAGGTGCATCCGAGTCGATGCGCCGGGACATACTCGAGCACACCAGTTCAAGAAGTTGGAGCCCCAGAACGTGACCAGGTTCGACAGCATCGAGCGCGCCGTCGCCGATATCGCTGCAGGTAAAGCGGTTGTGGTCGTCGACGACGAGGATCGTGAGAACGAGGGCGACCTCATCTTCGCGGCCGAGAAGGCGACCCCCGAACTCGTGGCGTTCATGGTGCGCTACACGTCCGGCTACCTGTGTGTTCCGCTCGACGGCGACGACTGCGATCGGCTCGGGCTGCCCCCGATGTACGCCACCAACCAGGACAAGCACGGTACCGCCTACACGGTCACCGTCGACGCCAAGGAGGGCATCGGTACCGGCATCTCGGCATCGGACCGGGCCGCGACGATGCGCCTGCTGGCCGACCCGGAGAGCGGCGCCAACGACTTCACCCGTCCCGGGCACGTCGTCCCGCTGCGCGCCAAGGAGGGCGGCGTGCTGCGTCGTCCCGGCCACACCGAGGCCGCGGTCGACCTCGCCCGGATGGCGGGCCTGCGTCCGGCCGGCGTGATCTGCGAGATCGTCAGCCAGAAGGACGAGGGCCACATGGCCCAGACCGAGGAACTGCGGGTCTTCGCCGACGACCACGACCTCGCCCTGATCTCCATCGCCGACCTCATCGCGTGGCGACGCAAGCACGAGAAGCATGTCGAACGGGTCGCTGCGGCCCGCATCCCCACGCGGCACGGCGATTTCACTGCCGTCGGCTACCGCAGCATCTACGACGACGTCGAGCACGTCGCCCTCGTCAAGGGTGACCTGTCCACCGACGACGGCAACGACGTGCTGGTGCGGGTGCACTCGGAGTGCCTCACCGGTGACGTGTTCGGGTCGCTGCGCTGCGACTGCGGCCCGCAGCTCGATGCCGCGCTCGAGATGATCGCGCAGGAGGGCCGCGGTGTGGTCCTGTACATGCGTGGGCACGAGGGCCGCGGTATCGGCCTGATCCACAAGCTGCAGGCCTACCAGCTGCAGGACGCCGGCTCGGACACCGTCGACGCGAACCTGCAGCTCGGGCTGCCGGCCGATGCCCGCGACTACGGCATCGGCGCGCAGATCCTCGTCGATCTCGGGATCAAGTCGATGCGGCTGCTGACCAACAATCCGGCCAAGCGGGTCGGTCTCGACGGTTACGGACTGCAGATCACCGATCGGGTGGCGATGCCGTTGCGCGCCAACTCCGAGAACCTCACCTACCTGCGGACCAAGCGGGACCGCATGGGCCACGACCTGGTGGGCCTGGACGAGTTCGAGGCCGGTGACGCGCTGTGAGCGGTGAGGGACGCCCCGACCTGCAGTTGGGGATGGCGAAGAGCCTGAAGCTGGCGATCGTGGCCGGCCAGTGGCATCCGGAGATCAGCGAGGCGCTGATCGCGGGTGCCAAACGGGTCGCGAAGCAGGCCCAGATCGAGGAGCCGACGCTGATCCGGGTCGCCGGTGCCATCGAGCTGCCCGTCGTCGTGCAGGAGCTCGCGAAGTCGCACGACGCGGTCGTCGCGCTCGGCGTCGTGATCCGCGGCGGCACACCGCACTTCGAGTACGTGTGCGACGCGGTCACCGCGGGCCTGACGCGGGTGTCGCTCGACGAGTCGACGCCGGTCGGCAACGGTGTCCTCACGTGCGACACCGAGCAGCAGGCGCTCGACCGGTCCGGGCTGCCCGGATCCGTCGAGGACAAGGGCGGGGAGGCGTGCGCGGCGGCGATCGACACCGCCGTCACCCTCGCACAGTTGCGTCGGAAGCGGGCGGAGTGACCACCACGATGACCGAACGGCAGGGCGACTGGGACTTCGAGGTCCGGTCGAAGAAGTCGGCCCGGTACGCGATGATCGTCGCCGCGGTCCTGGTCGTCGTCCACGTGACGCTCGCGGCGTTGATGCGGGTGTCGGCGACGGGCGTCTACTTCCGGCTGGTCGACCAGTTCGCGCTCGCGGGTCTCGGTGTGCTGTTCGGGTGCGGTGTGCTGATGCTCACCCGTCCGCGGCTGCGGGTCGGGCCGCGTGGTATCGGTGTCCGCAACGTGCTCGGTGAACGGATCATCGACTGGGATCTGGCCCAGGGGCTGTCGTTCCCGGAGGGCTCGTCGTGGGCGCGTATCGAACTGCCCGACGACGAGTACGTGCCGGTGATGGCGATCCAGGCCAACGACGGCGATCATGCGGTGGCCGCGGTGCGCCGGTTCCGTGAGCTCGAGGCGAAGTACGCGCGGACGGCCTGAGCGGACGGTGAACTGCGTCGACGCGAGCCTTGTCGACACGAGACCTGTCGGCGGCGCCGACTAGCCTGGACACGTGCCTGATCCCTCGACGTATCGCCCCGCCCCCGGAACCGTCCCGGTGGCGCCGGGTGTCTACAAGTTCCGGGACCCGCACGGGCGGGTGATCTACGTCGGGAAGGCGAAGAGCCTGCGGTCCCGGCTGAACTCGTATTTCGCGGACGTCGCGTCGCTGCATCCGCGGACCCGGCAGATGGTCACCACGGCGGCGAGTGTCGAGTGGACGGTCGTCGGTACCGAGGTCGAGGCGCTGCAGCTCGAGTACAACTGGATCAAGGAGTTCGACCCCCGGTTCAACGTTCGTTACCGCGACGACAAGACGTATCCGGTTCTCGCGGTCACGATGAACGAGGAGTTCCCGCGGCTGTTCGTCTATCGCGGTCCTCGCCGCAAGGGGGTCCGCTATTTCGGCCCCTACTCGCACGCGTGGGCGATCCGGGAGACCCTGGACCTGCTGCTGCGGGTGTTCCCGGCGCGGACCTGCTCGGCGGGCGTGTTCAAACGGCACCACCAGATCGGACGCCCCTGCCTGCTCGGCTACATCGACAAGTGCAGTGCACCGTGCGTCGGCCGGGTCACCGCCGAGGAACACCGTGACATCGTGGACGACTTCTGCGATTTTCTGGCCGGCCGCACCGACCGGCTCGTGAAACAGCTCGAGACCCGCATGCAGGACGCCGCCGAGGAACTCGATTTCGAGACCGCGGCCCGGTTGCGCGACGACGTGGGTGCACTGAAGAAGGCGCTCGAGAAGCAGGCCGTCGTCCTCGGGGACGGCACCGATGCCGACCTGGTGGCGTTCGCGTCCGACGACCTCGAGGCGGCCGTGCAGGTGTTCCACGTGCGCGGCGGCAGGGTCCGCGGGCAGCGCGGCTGGGTGGTGGAGAAGTCCGACGACAGTGGGGCCGCCGATCTCGTGGAGCAGTTCCTCACCCAGTTCTACGGGGAGCAGGCGGCGCTCGCCGACCAGCCGGGGCTCCCCGACGACCGCACCGTCGCGGTACCGCGCGAGGTGCTGGTGCCGGTGCTGCCGGCCGGCGCCGACGAGATCCAGACGTGGCTGTCGGAGCTGCGCGGGTCGGCGGTGCAGCTGCGGGTTCCGCAACGCGGAGACAAGAAGGCGCTCGCCGAGACCGTCGAACGGAACGCGAAAGAGGCTCTGGCGCAGCACAAGTTGAAGCGGGCCGGGGACTTCACGTCACGGTCGGCGGCCCTGCAGGGCATTCAGGACGCTCTCGACCTCGACACCGCGCCGCTGCGCATCGAGTGTGTCGACATCAGCCACGTGCAGGGCACCGACGTGGTGGCGTCGCTCGTCGTGTTCGAGGACGGTCTGCCCCGCAAGTCCGACTACCGGCACTACGCGATCCGGGAGGCCGCCGGCGACGGCCGCTCCGACGACGTGGCGTCGATCGCGGAGGTCACCCGGCGCCGGTTCCTCCGGCACAACCGCGACCTCGCGGCGGGTGTGGGTGGGGTCGTCGGCGACGGTGGGGATCTCGCACCGGAAGCGGCACTGGACCCGCAGACCGGGCGTCCCCGCCGCTTCGCGTACCCGCCGAACCTGTTCGTCGTCGACGGTGGTGCCCCGCAGGTCGCGGCGGCCGCCGCGGTCCTCGACGAACTCGGCGTCACCGACGTCGCGGTGGTCGGCCTCGCCAAGCGACTCGAGGAGGTGTGGGTGCCCGGCGAGGAGGATCCGGTGATCCTGCCGCGTACCAGCGAGTCGCTGTACCTGCTGCAGCGGGTGCGTGACGAGGCGCACCGGTTCGCGATCACGTTCCACCGCAGCAAACGGTCCAAGCGGATGACGGCGTCGGCGCTGGACTCGGTTCGGGGGCTGGGGGAGATGCGGCGCACCGCGCTGGTCCAGCACTTCGGGTCGGTGGCCCGGTTGCGGGAGGCGACCGTCGACGAGATCACCGCCGTCCCCGGGATCGGGGCCACCACCGCCCGTGCCGTCCTGGCCGCCCTCTCCGGTGACACGGGCGACACGGAGCACACCCCCGACGCGGCGGCCGGATCCGATGTCGCTGCAGCGGGCGTGTCCGTGAGGGATGATGTGACGGGCATCGACCGATCGGAACGAACAGGACACGACACCGCGTGAACGACCACGAGAAACGGGACGCCTCCCCGGTCGGGGACACCATGGAGGTCGCGCTCGTCACCGGACTGTCCGGTGCCGGGCTGACCACGGCCGCGAACGTCCTCGAGGACCTCGGCTGGTATGTCGTCGACAACCTGCCGCCGGAACTGATCACCCGCATGGTGGATCTGGGTCTCGAATCCGATCCGCCGATCCGCCGGCTGGCCGTCGTCATCGATGTCCGCAGCCGCCCGTTCTCGGGGGATCTGGGGAACGTGATCGCCGACCTCGAAGAGATGCCCGTGCAGATGCGGGTGCTCTATCTCGAAGCCAACGACTCGGTGCTGATCCGCCGCTTCGAGCACGTGCGACGCAGCCATCCGCTGCAGTCCGACGGCAAGGACGGCACCCTGTCCGAGGGGATCGCCGCGGAACGGGCGAAGCTGGCGCACGCGAAGGCGGTCGCCGATCTGGTCGTGGACACCTCGCAGCTCGCGGTGCGGGAGTTGCGGGAGAAGATCGAGACCGCGTTCGGCGGTGAGGGTCGCGGCGAGATCCAGGTGACGGTGCAGTCGTTCGGGTTCAAACACGGCCTGCCGATGGACGCGGACCTGGTGTGCGACGTCCGATTCCTGCCCAATCCGCACTGGATTCCGGAGCTGCGCCCCCACACCGGGCTCGAGGACGCGGTCCGTGACTACGTGCTGTCCCGTGAGGGGGCCGACGAATACCTCGACACGTATCTGCACCTGCTGGCGTTGACGACGGCAGGCTACCGTCGGGAGGGGAAGCGTTACATGACGATCGCGGTCGGGTGCACCGGCGGTAAACACCGCAGTGTCGCCATGTCCGAGGAGCTGGCCGTCCGGCTGCGGGAGACGGACGGGCTCGCCGTCCGCGTCGTCCACCGCGACGTGGGACGCGAATGACGGGCGCGGTACCGCAGCGGATCGTCGCGTTCGGCGGCGGGCACGGACTGTATGCGACGTTGCGTGCCGTCCGCCGGCTCAGCCCCGACGTCACCGCGGTCGTGACGGTCGCCGACGACGGCGGCTCGTCCGGGCGGTTGCGCAACGAGCTCGGGATGATCCCGCCCGGTGACCTGCGGATGGCGCTGGCCGCCCTGGCAGGGGACGATGCGGACGTCCGGTCCTGGACGCAGACGGTGCAGCACCGGTTCGGGGGTTCCGGGGCGCTCGCCGGACATTCGGTCGGCAATCTGATCCTGGCCGGGCTCACCGAGGTCCTCGGCGACCCGGTCGCTGCACTCGACACGGTCGGTCGTCTCCTCGAGGTGGAGGGCCGGGTCCTGCCGATGTCGACGGTCGCGCTCGAGATCGAGGCGGACGTTGTCGGCCTGGAAACCGATCCCCGGGTCAGTCGCTGCATTCGCGGGCAGGTCGCGGTCGCGACGACCCCCGGCAAGGTGCGGCGGGTCCGGTTGTGTCCGTCGAACCCGCCGGCCTGCCCGGACGCGCTCGCCGCGGTCGATGCCGCGGATCTCGTCGTTCTCGGGCCGGGGTCGTGGTTCTCGAGTGTGATCCCGCACGTTCTGGTGCCGGATCTGCTCGCCGCGATCATGCGGTCGACGGCCCGCAAGGTGCTCGTCCTGAATCTGGCGCCGCAGCCGGGGGAGACCGCGGGATTCTCCGCGGAACGGCATCTGCACGTACTCTCCCAGCACGCGCCCGAATTCCGGGTCGACCACGTGATCGTCGATTCGGCGTCCGTTCCGGTCGGCCGTGAACGCGACCATCTGTGCCGGGCGGCCGGGCTGCTCGGCGCCGACGTCGTCTACGCGGACGTCGCCGAGCACGGAACACACACGCATCACGCGGGCAAACTTGCCGCCGTCCTGGACGGACTCGGTGCGCGGGACGAGCACGTGAACGACGACACCGCCGAACGGCGAGTCGGGGGAAGGGAGAGCGCCTCGTGGCGATGACAGCCGAGGTCAAGGACGAGCTGAGCCGGTTGACGGTGACGCAGGTCAGTTGCCGCAAGGCGGAGGTGTCGTCGCTGCTGCGGTTCGCCGGTGGCCTGCACATCGTCGCGGGCCGGGTCGTCGTCGAGGCCGAGGTGGACCTCGGGTCGATCGCCCGGCGTCTGCGCGGGGAAATCCTCGACCTGTACGGCTATCAGGCCGACATCCAGGTCCTCAGTCCCGGCGGGCTGCGCAAGGCCTCCCGCTACGTGGTCCGGGTCGCGAAGGACGGCGAGGCGCTGGCCCGTCGGACCGGCCTGCTCGACATGCGTGGGCGTCCCGTGCGTGGCCTGCCCGCGCAGGTCGTCGGCGGCAGCATCGGCGACGCGGAGGCGGCGTGGCGGGGTGCGTTCCTGGCACACGGGTCGCTCACCGAACCGGGCCGGTCGTCGGCGCTCGAGATCAGCTGCCCCGGACCGGAGGCCGCGCTCGCGCTGGTCGGGGCGGCCCGCCGGCTCGGCATCACCACGAAGGCCCGCGAGGTGCGCGGTACCGATCGGGTCGTGGTGCGCGACGGCGAGACGATCGGTGCGTTGCTCACCCGGATGGGTGCACAGGACACGCGGCTGACGTGGGAGGAGCGCCGGATGCGGCGCGAGGTACGCGCCACGGCGAACCGGCTCGCCAACTTCGACGACGCCAACCTGCGCCGGTCCGCGCGGGCCGCGGTGGCCGCGGCCGCCCGCGTCGAACGGGCCCTCGAGATTCTCGGCGAGGACGTCCCGGATCATCTCGCGGCGGCCGGGGCGCTGCGTGTCAAGCACCGGCAGGCGTCGCTCGAGGAGCTCGGGCAGCTCGCCGACCCGCCGATGACGAAGGACGCGGTCGCGGGCCGGATCCGTCGGCTGCTGTCGATGGCGGACCGCCGCGCGAAGGAGACGGGGATCCCGGACACCGAGTCCGCGGTCACCGCGGAACTGCTCGAAGACGCGTGACCGAGCGGCCCCGGTCCTGGTGAGCGGGGCAGATGCGCGCCCGTGCCGGCGGGCACATTAGGGTGGGGGCCGAACACTGGCACACAGAGTGATGGGCAAAGGAGCTAACTGTGACGGTCCGGGTAGGCATCAACGGCTTCGGTCGTATCGGACGTAACTTCTTCAGGGCGGTCGATGCGCAGAAGGCGCTCGGCACCACCGACATCGAGATCGTTGCGGTCAACGACCTCACCGACAATGCGACGCTGGCTCACCTGCTCAAGTACGACTCGATCCTGGGTCGTCTGCCGCACGACGTCTCCCTCGAGGGTGACGACACCATCGTCGTCGGTGACACCAAGATCAAGGCGCTGGCGCACCGCGGCCCGCTCAGCGAGCTGCCCTGGGGCGAGCTGGGCGTCGACGTCGTCGTCGAGTCCACCGGCATCTTCACGGACGCCGAGAAGGCCAAGGGTCACCTCGAGGCCGGCGCCAAGAAGGTCATCATCTCCGCGCCCGCCAAGGGCGAGGACATCACCATCGTCATGGGCGTCAACGACGACAAGTACGACGGCAGCCAGGACATCATCTCCAACGCGTCCTGCACCACCAACTGCCTCGGCCCGATCGCCAAGGTCCTCGACGACGAGTTCGGCATCGTCAAGGGTCTGATGACCACGATCCACGCGTACACGCAGGACCAGAACCTGCAGGACGGCCCGCACAGCGACCTGCGTCGCGCCCGCGCCGCCGCGCTGAACATCGTCCCGACCGGCACCGGTGCGGCCAAGGCCATCGGCCTGGTCCTCCCGCAGCTGCTGGGCAAGCTGGACGGCTACGCGCTGCGCGTGCCGATCCCGACCGGCTCGGTCACCGACCTCACCGTCAACCTCGCGAAGTCGGCCACCGCCGAGCAGGTCAACGCCGCGATGAAGGCTGCCGCCGAGGGCCCGCTGAAGGGCATCCTGAAGTACACCGAGGACCCGATCGTGTCGGCGGACATCGTCACCGACCCGCACTCCTCGATCTTCGACGCCGGCCTGACCAAGGTCATCGACGACCAGGTCAAGATCGTGTCGTGGTACGACAACGAGTGGGGCTACTCGAACCGTCTCGCGGACCTCATCGGCCTCGTCGCCAAGTCCCTCTGATCGGAGTTCGACGACCATCATGGCTGTCAAGACTCTGAAGGATCTGCTGGACGAGGGGGTCGAGGGCCGCACCGTGCTGGTGCGCTCCGACCTCAACGTTCCGCTGGACAACGGCACGATCACCGATCCGGGCCGCATCATCGCGTCCGCACCGACCATCTCGGCGCTGGCCGAGGCCGGGGCCAAGGTCATCGTGATGGCGCACCTCGGTCGTCCCAAGGGCGAGGTCGATCCGGCGCTGTCGCTGGCGCCGGTCGCCGCGAAGCTCGGTGAGGTGCTGGGCCGCAACGTCCAGCTCGCCGGTGACGTCGTCGGCCAGGATGCGCTCGCGCGTTCCGAGGGCCTGACGGACGGCGATGTGATGCTGCTGGAGAACATCCGCTTCGATCCGCGTGAGACCAGCAAGGACGACGCCGAACGTGAGGCTCTCGCGAAGGCACTCGTCGACCTGGTCGACGGTGACGGTGCGTTCGTCTCCGACGGCTTCGGTGTCGTGCACCGCAAGCAGGCGTCGGTCTACGACATCGCCGAGCTGCTCCCGCACTACGCGGGCAACCTGGTCGCGGCCGAGATGGACGTTCTCCGGGTGCTGTCCGAAGCTTCCGAGCGGCCGTACGCGGTCGTGCTCGGCGGCTCCAAGGTGTCGGACAAGCTCGCCGTGATCGAGGCGTTGGCCCCCAAGGTCGACACCCTCGTCATCGGTGGCGGCATGTACTACACCTTCCTTGCAGCACAGGGAATCTCGGTCGGCAACTCGCTGTGTCAGGAAGAGATGATCGACACCTGCAAGGAGCTGCTCGAGCGCTACGCGGACGTCATCCACATCCCGCAGGACGTGGTGATCGCCGACTCGTTCTCGGCGGACGCCGAGTCGAAGACGGTCTCCGTGCTGGAGATTCCGGACGGCTGGATGGGCCTGGACATCGGACCGCAGTCGGTGGAGCGCTTCGCAGCGATCCTCTCGGGTGCCAAGACGGTGTTCTGGAACGGCCCGATGGGCGTGTTCGAGTTCGAGAAGTTCTCGGCCGGCACCAAGGGTGTCGCCGAGGCGATCATCGAGGCCACCGGCAAGGGCGCGTTCAGCGTCGTCGGCGGCGGCGATTCCGCGGCGGCCGTGCGTCAGCTCGGTCTGCCGGAGGACGGCTTCTCGCACATCTCGACCGGCGGCGGCGCCTCCCTCGAATACCTCGAGGGCAAGACGCTTCCCGGCATCGCGGCGCTGGAGGACTGACGCATGGCACGTAAGCCTTTGATCGCCGGCAACTGGAAGATGAACCTCAATCACCTCGAGGCCATCGCTCTGGTGCAGAAGATCGCGTTCTCGTTGCCGTCGAAGTACTTCGAGAAGGTCGACGTGACGGTGATCCCGCCGTTCACCGACATCCGCAGCGTGCAGACCCTCGTCGAGGGCGACAAGCTCCTGCTCACCTACGGTGCGCAGGACGTGTCCGCCCACGATTCGGGTGCGTACACCGGCGAGATCAGCGGCTCGATGCTGGCCAAGCTGGGCTGCACGTTCGTCGTCGTCGGACACTCCGAGCGGCGCACGCTGCACGGCGAGTCCGACGAGACGGTGCTGGCCAAGACCAAGGCCGCGCTGAAGAACGGGCTCACCCCGATCGTCTGCATCGGTGAGGGCCTGAACATCCGCGAGGCCGGCGAGCACGTGGCGTACAACGTCGCGCAGCTGAAGGGGTCGCTCGCGGGTCTGTCGGCCGCCGAGATCGCCGAGATCGTCGTCGCCTACGAGCCCGTGTGGGCCATCGGCACCGGCAAGGTGGCCTCGGCCGCCGACGCGCAGGAAGTCTGCAAGGCGGTGCGTGACACGCTCGCCGAGCTGGCCTCGCCCGAGGTCGCACAGGCCGTGCGGGTCCTCTACGGCGGATCGGTCAACGCCAAGAACGTCGGCGAGCTCATCGCTCAGCCCGACGTCGACGGCGGCCTGGTCGGCGGAGCCTCGCTCAAGGCCGACGAGTTCGCGCAGCTGTCGGCGATCGCCGCCGGCGGTCCGCTGCTCTGATCCGGTAGCAATCGAACGAACGCCGGGCGTGCACCCTCGAAAGGGTGCACGCCCGGCGTTTTTCGTGGGTGTGGTCAGAGGACCAGCGCGAGCTTCAACTTCGCGAGGGTGAGGTCGGACAGGCCGAGCCCGTCGCGCAGGTAGTTGTCGATCGTGCCGTACTCGGTCTCGACTTCGTCGAACGAGGCCTGCAGGTAGCTGGCATCGACGCCGATCATGGGTGCGAAGATGTCGGCGCGTTCCTGCCCGTACCGGGTTGCCAGGCCCTGCAGCGTCGTTTCCATCGATGCCGCGGTGTACTCGTTGGTGAGGAGATAGTCCGCCATGACGGTGTCCCGAGGCACTCCGGCGATGGTTTGCAGGAGGGCGGCGGCCCAGCCGGTCC from Prescottella sp. R16 includes these protein-coding regions:
- a CDS encoding PH domain-containing protein is translated as MTERQGDWDFEVRSKKSARYAMIVAAVLVVVHVTLAALMRVSATGVYFRLVDQFALAGLGVLFGCGVLMLTRPRLRVGPRGIGVRNVLGERIIDWDLAQGLSFPEGSSWARIELPDDEYVPVMAIQANDGDHAVAAVRRFRELEAKYARTA
- the uvrC gene encoding excinuclease ABC subunit UvrC, coding for MPDPSTYRPAPGTVPVAPGVYKFRDPHGRVIYVGKAKSLRSRLNSYFADVASLHPRTRQMVTTAASVEWTVVGTEVEALQLEYNWIKEFDPRFNVRYRDDKTYPVLAVTMNEEFPRLFVYRGPRRKGVRYFGPYSHAWAIRETLDLLLRVFPARTCSAGVFKRHHQIGRPCLLGYIDKCSAPCVGRVTAEEHRDIVDDFCDFLAGRTDRLVKQLETRMQDAAEELDFETAARLRDDVGALKKALEKQAVVLGDGTDADLVAFASDDLEAAVQVFHVRGGRVRGQRGWVVEKSDDSGAADLVEQFLTQFYGEQAALADQPGLPDDRTVAVPREVLVPVLPAGADEIQTWLSELRGSAVQLRVPQRGDKKALAETVERNAKEALAQHKLKRAGDFTSRSAALQGIQDALDLDTAPLRIECVDISHVQGTDVVASLVVFEDGLPRKSDYRHYAIREAAGDGRSDDVASIAEVTRRRFLRHNRDLAAGVGGVVGDGGDLAPEAALDPQTGRPRRFAYPPNLFVVDGGAPQVAAAAAVLDELGVTDVAVVGLAKRLEEVWVPGEEDPVILPRTSESLYLLQRVRDEAHRFAITFHRSKRSKRMTASALDSVRGLGEMRRTALVQHFGSVARLREATVDEITAVPGIGATTARAVLAALSGDTGDTEHTPDAAAGSDVAAAGVSVRDDVTGIDRSERTGHDTA
- the yvcK gene encoding uridine diphosphate-N-acetylglucosamine-binding protein YvcK, whose translation is MTGAVPQRIVAFGGGHGLYATLRAVRRLSPDVTAVVTVADDGGSSGRLRNELGMIPPGDLRMALAALAGDDADVRSWTQTVQHRFGGSGALAGHSVGNLILAGLTEVLGDPVAALDTVGRLLEVEGRVLPMSTVALEIEADVVGLETDPRVSRCIRGQVAVATTPGKVRRVRLCPSNPPACPDALAAVDAADLVVLGPGSWFSSVIPHVLVPDLLAAIMRSTARKVLVLNLAPQPGETAGFSAERHLHVLSQHAPEFRVDHVIVDSASVPVGRERDHLCRAAGLLGADVVYADVAEHGTHTHHAGKLAAVLDGLGARDEHVNDDTAERRVGGRESASWR
- the ribD gene encoding bifunctional diaminohydroxyphosphoribosylaminopyrimidine deaminase/5-amino-6-(5-phosphoribosylamino)uracil reductase RibD, with translation MRLAIDASQRVRGTTSPNPPVGAVILDAAGEVVGIGATRPPGGSHAEVAALTEAGERARGGTAVVTLEPCNHWGRTGPCAQALIDAGVAAVHYAVDDPNPAASGGADRLRDAGITVTGGTLAADVAHGPLRAWLHRQRTGRPHVTWKFAASLDGRTAAADGTSQWITGPESRARVHADRARLDAIVVGTGTVLADDPWLTARLPDGSLAPHQPLRVVVGTRDVPSTAKVLDAAAPTLLLRTHDVSEVLAALADRDDVLIEGGPTLAGAFLAAGCIDRVQAYVAPVVLGAGSHAVEGAGVGTITEALRFRRESVDTVGDDVLLTLVPKDPTRSE
- the rapZ gene encoding RNase adapter RapZ → MEVALVTGLSGAGLTTAANVLEDLGWYVVDNLPPELITRMVDLGLESDPPIRRLAVVIDVRSRPFSGDLGNVIADLEEMPVQMRVLYLEANDSVLIRRFEHVRRSHPLQSDGKDGTLSEGIAAERAKLAHAKAVADLVVDTSQLAVRELREKIETAFGGEGRGEIQVTVQSFGFKHGLPMDADLVCDVRFLPNPHWIPELRPHTGLEDAVRDYVLSREGADEYLDTYLHLLALTTAGYRREGKRYMTIAVGCTGGKHRSVAMSEELAVRLRETDGLAVRVVHRDVGRE
- a CDS encoding bifunctional 3,4-dihydroxy-2-butanone-4-phosphate synthase/GTP cyclohydrolase II: MTRFDSIERAVADIAAGKAVVVVDDEDRENEGDLIFAAEKATPELVAFMVRYTSGYLCVPLDGDDCDRLGLPPMYATNQDKHGTAYTVTVDAKEGIGTGISASDRAATMRLLADPESGANDFTRPGHVVPLRAKEGGVLRRPGHTEAAVDLARMAGLRPAGVICEIVSQKDEGHMAQTEELRVFADDHDLALISIADLIAWRRKHEKHVERVAAARIPTRHGDFTAVGYRSIYDDVEHVALVKGDLSTDDGNDVLVRVHSECLTGDVFGSLRCDCGPQLDAALEMIAQEGRGVVLYMRGHEGRGIGLIHKLQAYQLQDAGSDTVDANLQLGLPADARDYGIGAQILVDLGIKSMRLLTNNPAKRVGLDGYGLQITDRVAMPLRANSENLTYLRTKRDRMGHDLVGLDEFEAGDAL
- a CDS encoding riboflavin synthase, with the protein product MFTGIVEELGEIVAKEDLADAARFTVRGPVVTSDAGHGDSIAVNGVCLTVVDVIDGNAFTADVMRETLVRSSLGALEVGSRVNLERAAAVNSRLGGHIVQGHVDDTGTVLQRSPSEHWTVVRISLPSTVSRYVVEKGSITVDGVSLTVSALGGEPGDEYFEISLIPTTLALTTLGSAEPGTPVNLEVDVIAKYVERLHTAAHQPG
- the ribH gene encoding 6,7-dimethyl-8-ribityllumazine synthase; its protein translation is MSGEGRPDLQLGMAKSLKLAIVAGQWHPEISEALIAGAKRVAKQAQIEEPTLIRVAGAIELPVVVQELAKSHDAVVALGVVIRGGTPHFEYVCDAVTAGLTRVSLDESTPVGNGVLTCDTEQQALDRSGLPGSVEDKGGEACAAAIDTAVTLAQLRRKRAE
- the whiA gene encoding DNA-binding protein WhiA, with translation MTAEVKDELSRLTVTQVSCRKAEVSSLLRFAGGLHIVAGRVVVEAEVDLGSIARRLRGEILDLYGYQADIQVLSPGGLRKASRYVVRVAKDGEALARRTGLLDMRGRPVRGLPAQVVGGSIGDAEAAWRGAFLAHGSLTEPGRSSALEISCPGPEAALALVGAARRLGITTKAREVRGTDRVVVRDGETIGALLTRMGAQDTRLTWEERRMRREVRATANRLANFDDANLRRSARAAVAAAARVERALEILGEDVPDHLAAAGALRVKHRQASLEELGQLADPPMTKDAVAGRIRRLLSMADRRAKETGIPDTESAVTAELLEDA